One genomic window of Corynebacterium sp. sy039 includes the following:
- the rpsK gene encoding 30S ribosomal protein S11, whose product MPPKARSGARRTGRRVVKKNVAAGHAYIKSTFNNTIVSITDPQGAVIAWASSGHVGFKGSRKSTPFAAQLAAESAARKAMDHGMKKVDVFVKGPGSGRETAIRSLQTAGLDVTSISDVTPQPFNGCRPPKRRRV is encoded by the coding sequence ATGCCTCCTAAAGCACGTAGTGGCGCACGCCGTACTGGTCGTCGCGTTGTAAAAAAGAATGTGGCTGCAGGCCACGCATATATCAAATCAACTTTCAATAACACCATCGTGTCTATCACTGATCCGCAGGGTGCTGTTATTGCTTGGGCTTCCTCTGGTCACGTTGGTTTCAAGGGATCTCGTAAGTCCACTCCATTCGCTGCTCAGCTTGCTGCAGAATCTGCTGCTCGCAAGGCAATGGATCATGGCATGAAGAAAGTTGATGTTTTTGTCAAAGGACCAGGTTCTGGTCGTGAGACTGCGATTCGTTCGCTGCAAACAGCAGGTCTTGATGTTACATCTATCTCTGATGTGACACCACAACCATTCAATGGTTGCCGCCCACCAAAGCGTCGTCGCGTTTAA
- the rpsM gene encoding 30S ribosomal protein S13: protein MARLAGVDLPRNKRMEVALTYIYGIGPARAAKLLEETGISPDLRTDNLTDEQVSALRDVIEATWKVEGDLRRQVQADIRRKIEIGSYQGLRHRRGLPVRGQRTKTNARTRKGPKKTIAGKKK from the coding sequence ATGGCACGTCTAGCAGGAGTCGATCTTCCGCGCAATAAGCGTATGGAAGTTGCACTCACCTATATTTATGGCATTGGTCCAGCTCGTGCTGCCAAGTTGCTTGAGGAGACTGGCATTTCTCCTGATCTGCGCACCGATAACCTCACCGACGAGCAGGTTTCTGCACTTCGTGATGTTATTGAAGCTACCTGGAAGGTAGAGGGTGACCTTCGCCGTCAGGTACAAGCAGATATTCGTCGCAAGATTGAAATTGGTTCTTACCAGGGTCTGCGTCATCGTCGTGGACTTCCAGTGCGTGGTCAGCGTACCAAGACCAACGCTCGTACTCGTAAAGGTCCTAAGAAGACGATCGCAGGAAAGAAGAAGTAA